The following is a genomic window from uncultured Propionivibrio sp..
TAGTCGGCCTGCGACAGCGAGGTGGCGTTGAACGTGCAGGTCTCGACAATGTCGGCACCGGCCGCGAGATATTCGGCATGAATATCCCGGATGACGTCGGGACGGGTGAGCAGCAAGAGGTCGTTGTTGCCCTTGAGATCCGATGGATGATCGGCGAAGCGGCTGCCGCGATAGTCGGCTTCCTGCAGCTGCCGCCGTTGGATCATAGTTCCCATGGCGCCGTCGAGGATGAGCAATCGGTCCTGCAACAGGGAAGTGAGTTCGGCGGTACGGTCAGGCTGCATGGTGAATGAACCTCAAAAAATAAAAACCCGTTCGGCTTCGTGGCGAACGGGTTCGGAATCGCTGCATTGAAGCCCGCTTTAGCCGGATTTATTGCGCGCCCGCAAGCTGAACTTCAAATCGGCGCGGCGTCGGGGACGATGTCCCGGACAGGCTCAGGAATTTACGCGCCAAACCATTGATTGTCAAGCCAAAGCGCCGTGTTCAAGGCGGTCGTGAGCGCTCAGCCTCGGGGCTCCCGGTTGCGACTTGTCGCACAGACCTGTCCGTCATCGTCGAAATGAACGTTGAAGAAGCATGCTTCTCCTGCGTCGTCATCGATTTTCCAGTCCCACACCTCCTCATGCTTGAGCGGGAAGTGGATTGTGTGGGCGGGGCTTCCGAGCATGCTAAGGACGTCCTCGCGATCCATACCGATGCAAATCCGGGCGAAATTGGCGGTTGTCAGTGCGTTACGGATAACGACCAAGGTCCCGTTCCGGTCGAAATCGAGCATGAAATTCCGGGTACCGAACGGCATGGTCGTATATTCCATGACGCTTCCGCTGCCGGTTTTCCAAGTGTGTGTTGCCGGGCCGAGGCTGGCGATGACGGTGTGGATGTCGTCGGCACCTGGCCGCAGGCGACGCAGACGGGAAGGCAGAAGCGTGGTCCGTAAGTCTGTCTTGATGCGGGCGAGGCAGCTTCCCAAAAATTCCCAGGTCATGATCGGAAGAAAGTGCTCGCCATGAAAATAACGTGAAATTTTGCCTGCGCGGGAGGCGAAAAAGAACATACAATTTTCGCCTCCAAGGATGTCTCTTCAACATTTTTCATGAAATTGCATGCCAACACGTATTCGATCAGTGACAAGGCTAACCCCGACCCGACGCAGTGAGCAAGCCCCCGAATATCGGAGGCTTGCTGAGTGAGCGCGCCGCGCATTCCGGTTTGGGTCAGAAGGCTGCTCGATCGCAGTGTTGGACACCGCTATTATCCGGCGGTGGTCGCGCTGATAGCGTTCGCGTCGACAGCCAGTTTTTCATTTCCATTCGTCATTGTCCTGATTCCGGCTGTTTTGCTTTCCCCTCGTCGCTGGCTATTGCTCGGGGTGCTGACAGGGGTTGCCAGTGGCATCGGAGGGGCGGTGCTCGTCGAGTTGTTCCAGTATCTTGGGAAAGAACTGGTCCTTGCACGCTACCCGCAGCTTGTCGACAACGCGCATTGGCAAAGCGCAATCGCCTGGCTACACGTATACGGCCTGTTCGCGCTGGCTGTCATTGCCGGCTCTCCGGTTCCGCAAACGCCGGCAATTTTCGCTTACTCGTTGGCGGAGCCTTCAACGTTGGGGGTGCTTGTTGCCGTTGGAATTGGTAAGACAGTTAAGTATGTTTTCCTGGCATGGGTTACTGCACGCTATCCGTCGCGCTTCATAAGATATCGGCATGCGTGCGACGAATGAGTCATTTGGGATATTTTGATGGAGCTTTACTTGAAATTCTCTGTCAATGCGTCTATGACTTTAGCTGAATGTCGTTAGATCTTAGCAACCTGTCAGTTTTGGCACTGGGACGGAAAATTCTCTTATTGTTGGTGCATACTTACAGCGCAACAACAACACCTCCTGTTCGGAGGAATAATCGTAGTACTTACTGTCATGGAGTCTTAATATGCCAAGCAAACCCAAAGCTGCAAAAGCGCCGAAGCTTTTCCTGCAAACTGGTGAACAGGCTGCTACCCTGCGCAGAAAACTCGGTGTCAATCAGTCGGTATTCTGGAGTCGGATCCGCGTGACCCAGTCGGGTGGTTCCCGCTACGAATCCGGCCGCAAGCTGCCGCATCCGGTCCAGCTGCTTCTGCATCTCGCCTACGCGCCTGAAGCCTCGGCGCAGGCCCTTCTCGTCTACCTCCGGGAAAGCCAATAAACAGACATCGGCTCTGTAATCGTTCGGGCCATCGGGCGGCGGCACCGTTTTAGTGCCGTCCGGAATGTCGCAAATATGACCGGCTGTCGTTGACGATGACAGCCGGTTATTTCCATTACCAGCCTCGTACGGGCGAGGTCGGACGGGTTCCGACAGTTGGATCGCATCGGAATTGCTGTTGGTTGACTTGCGATGATCTCGCGAAATGGCGAAGATTCTGGTCGTTACGCAATCAACCGACGGAGTTCATGGCATGCAAGCGTTGTTCGTCTACGTCTCTTGCGGCGAAAGCCGCGAAATCGATGTTTTCTCCCTTGATTCGCGTTCCGGTGCAATTAGCTTGCGGCAACGTTTGCTGACGTCTGGATCGCCGGTGCCAATGCGCGCCATGCCAGTCCAACAGCGCTTGTACGTGGGGATGCGCAACGACAACGCGCTTCATGCATTCGCCATCAAATCCGACGACGGGTGTCTGCGCAGTCTCGGTGGCGTCGCCGCACCGGGCGCGCCGGTCTACGTTTACAGTGCGCCGGCGTCGGGCGTGGTCTTTTCGTCGTCGTATGGCGACAACAATCTCAGCGTATTTCCGCTCGATGTCTGCGGCGTGCCGCGGGCCGCGCAGCAGACCGAGTCCGGCTTGCCGCGCGCGCACGCCGCACGCGTCGATCAAAGCGGGCGCTGGTTGCTGGTGCCGACGCTCGGTGCCGATGTCATCCGGATTTACCGTATCGGGACCGCCGGCCGTCTGGTGCCGAACGACCCGGCTGTAGTCGCCGTGAAGTCCGGTAGCGGCCCGCGTCATCCAGTGTTCTCCGCCGACAATCGTTTCGTTTACTGCCTCAACGAATTGAATGGTTGCATCGATGTCTTCGCTTTCGATGCCGAGCGCGGTGTACTCGATCTGCGCCAGACGATCTCCATGATGCCGCCCAATTTCGCTGGCGCGCCCTGGGCCGCGGAATTGCGACTGACCGGCGATGGCCGTTTCCTCTATGCCACCGACCGGCGCAGCAGCACCATTGCAACCCTGCGTGTGGCTAAGAAGACGGGAAAGCTGGCCTTGGTCGGGCATACGCCGACGGAGGAGACTCCACGCGGCATGGATGTCGATCCTTCGGGGCGCTGGCTGGTCGCCGCTGGACAACAATCGGGCGCACTGACGGTTTATGCGATCGATCCGGTCAGCGGACGACTGGCCGCGAAGGGCCGCCAACGTACCGGTAAAGAGCCGATCTGCGTTGAAATCGTGGCGCCATGACGAACGCCCGGCGGCCGACGACCGTCCGTGTCTGGTTGTGCGCTTGATTCACCGTTACGTCTGGCTGGCGTTGCTCGGCATTTCGCCGATCTTCGCATTCGCCGTCGAACAGGTGCTCAACAAGTCGTTGAATGAGACGGTGGTATTCATCCGGAATGGAGACGGACCGCTGGCCCCGGTGCTTGAGACGACATTTTTCCGCCCGGACGGTGAGGGACCGTTTCCCTTGGTCGTCATTAACCACGGCAAGGCGGCGGGCAATCCGCGCTTTCAGTCGCGGGCGCGCTATATCGTTGCGAGTCGGGAGTTCGTGCGTCGGGGATATGTTGTCATGATACCGATGCGTTCTGGATTCTCGCGTTCGACCGGCAATTACGTTTCCGGAGGCTGCAATATCGAGTCCAACGGCCTGGTCCAGGCCAGGGATGTCCGGGTGGCGCTTGATTATGCCAAGGCGCTTCCTTACGTCGACCCGTCACGCATCGTGGTGATGGGGCAGTCGCACGGCGGACTGACGACCTTGGCGTTAGGTACGGCACCGTACGCCGGCGTTCGCGGACTGATCAACTTCGCCGGCGGGTTGAGAAAGACCGAGTGCATCGGCTGGGAGCAGGCGCTGGTCAGCGCGTTTCGCACCTACGGGCAAGCGAACCGCTTTCCGACCTTGTGGTTTTACGGCGATAACGACTCGTACTGGTCGCCGGAAACGCGAAACGCAATGCTGAACGCTTATGTCGGCGCCGGCGGAAATGTACGCATGGTGGCGTTCGGCAAGTTCGGCAGCGATGCTCATGGGCTGTTCGGCCATCGCGACGGCTGGCCGATCTGGTGGCCGGAAGTTGAAAGGTTTCTCGCCGAACTCGGGATGCCGACTTCGCTGTTGCCGCGGCCCCCAAGTACCGATCCGGCTCAGGTGCGCCTCGAGGAAGCAGCGGCGACCATGCGTTGGGGTGTGCGTTGCCAGCGAGCCTTCCAGGATTTTATCGACGCCGATTATCCGCGTGCGTTTGCGTGGTCCGCCGGCGTCTGCAGCGTTGCAGTCGGCGGAGAGAATCCTGGCCGGCGGGCGCTCGATTTGTGCCGCAGCCGGATGCCGGGAGGCTGCCAGTTGTTCGCGGTGGATGATGCGCTGATGAGCGCCAATTGATATGCCGCTTTCCTAGTCCGGAGTGAACGCCGCACGCAGCATGGCGATCTCCTTGGCATAGCCTGGCAGCTCGTTCGGTGTCTCGAGCAGAAACGGCAGATGCCGTAAGGCGGGATGGTTGATGATGCGCACAATCGCGGCAAGGCCCAGGCTGCCCTCGCCGATGCACGCGTGCCGGTCCTTGCGGCTGCCAAGCGGGTTCTGGCTGTCGTTCAGGTGGATAGCGTGCAGGCGGTCGAGGCCGATGACCGCGTCGAACTTGGTCAGCACGCCGTCGAGGTCGTTGACGAGATCATAGCCGGCGTCGTTGAGATGGCAGGTGTCGAGGCAGACGCCCAGCTTGTCCTGAAGTTGTACGCCATCGATGATGCGCCGGAGTTCTTCGAAGCTGCGGCCGACTTCGCTGCCTTTGCCGGCCATGGTTTCGAGCAATACCGTCGTCGTTTGCGACGACGAGAGAACGGCATTCAGCTGGGTGACGATCATCTCGATGCCGATGTCCTCGCCCTGGCCGACGTGGCTGCCGGGGTGGAAGTTGTAGAGATTGCCGGGCAGGTATTCCATACGTTGCAGATCGTCGCGCATCGCCTCCAGCGCGAAGTTCCGTGTCTTCTCCTCGGCCGAGCAGGGGTTGAGCGTGTAAGGGGCGTGCGCCAGCAGCTTGGCGAAACCGTTGGCTGCCGCGAGCGCCCGGAAATCGGCGATGTCCAGCGGGTCGAGGGCCTTTGCGGCGCCGCCACGCGGATTGCGCGTAAAGAACTGGAAGGTATTGGCGCCGATGGAAAGGGCGTCCTCGCCCATGGCGAGAAAGCCGCGCGCGGTCGATAGATGGCAGCCGATGGAGAGCATGATGATCCGACGAGTGACGAAACCGCGATTGTGCCCGAGAGTGGCAGCTTCTGTCCGATAACCCGGGTCAATGGCTTTGTCATTGGCGTTTGGCATGGTCGGGTATGTCCGCCGTAGTGCATTGTATTTTTGCCGTGTCAGACTATCGTGAACGCAACGGGGGAACTGTCGTCGGGATGGCAGTTGCGGGTCAAGGGAGGTGGACCTTGTTGTTCAATTTAGCGAGGTGCGTGTGACCATGTATGGCAATGTACTTTTGGCGATAGGCGTCGCGGTGTGTGCGATGCTTTCCGGCTGTTCGACTTCGTCGCTCTACGTCAGTGAAAGAAATCCGTCGTTCAAGACCCTGGTCAGCCGGCAAGCGCCGATTTTCGATCTGAAGATTTCGATGACGCCGGAAGTACAGAGGGTTTATGACAGCGAAGCGCGTTTGAGAGGCTTCGACGCCGACAAGCTGTTGGCGGTGACCCTGCAAAAGCTCGAGGACGGTGGCGTATTCGAGTTCGACAACGCAAACGGCAGGTTCTCTGCGGAAATCGTCATCAAGGAACTGGATATCAAGGACGCCTCGAATACCATCAGCTACGGCATCGTTGCCGGTTCAGACAAGGTCAAGGCAGACATACGACTGCTGAACAGAGTCAATGGACAAGCGGTTTCGAGCGTTTCGATCGAAATCAACCGAATCAATGAGTTCAGTTTCAGTCTTTACCGTTTCAGCGCCGAGAATCGGATGAATTACATTTATAAAGTGTTCTCGGAGAGGGTTCTTCAAGCTTTTACCGACTGAGGATGGACGTCAGCATGAAGACCGGCCGCATCCACTTACTTCTCATCATCCTTGCGGGCATTCTTGTGTTCTCTTTGCCGGCCAACGGGCAGGCATTGTCCCCGGGTGTCACGACCGCCGGGGCGCAAGTTTCGCCAAAAGAGTTGCTGCGACACTGCGCACGGTACTATTTTTCGCGCAATTACGCGCCGTTTTTCGATTGTGCCGATCGACTGGAGCGCCTGTCGGGTGATGGAAACGGTATCGCTCGCTATTCGCCCGCCATTTTTCAGTCGATGCGTGCCGAATTGTTGCTGGAGATCGGTCTCCCGAAGGATGCGCTCGGCTACGCCAAAAAGGCCTTCGACGCAATTCCGGCAAAAGCGAGAAAATGGGCGGAAATTTCCGGCAGATCAGACGAGTCGGTCGCTTTCGAGAGTTTTCTCGAGCAACTCAAAGATGACTGGGCTGGCGACGTCTCGTTGCCTCTGGTGCCGGCGTTGCCGGAGGTGGTCGCAAAAAACATCGGCTTGCTGGCACGTTGTCATTATCTCAACGGCGAGTCGCGGCGCGCCGATTATCTGAATATCGAACTTGCCCTCTTTGACGACGCGGGTTACCGCGAGCGGATTTACTTCGCCTTTGTGCGCAACAAGTTCGATGAAGTCGTCCGGATGAAGGAGGCGAAGGACGAGGAGATTCGACAGGCGAAGAGTTCCGTGTTGGTGGTCCTCTTTTCGCCGGGACGGCCGACCTACGAATTCTGGGAAAACTACAACGTCGCGCTCGAACAGTATATTTATGGCAAAAGCCTGATCGAAGCCGGTCGCCTGGAGAAGGCAGCCGCAGCGCTGGACAAGCTGATGGCATGGGAGGGGCTGGATGCCTTCGCCGGCCTGCGATGGAGTGTGTTTTTCGAACGTGCCCGTCTGTATCGGTTGCAGAAAGATGCGGGCAATGAGCTTGTCCTGTTGCGGCGGGCGGTCGATACGATCGAGACGATGCGCTCGACTATTTCGCTGGAGGCCGGAAAGCTTGGGTTCGCCGGCGACAAGCAGGTGGTGTATCAGCAACTGGTCAAGGCCATGGCTGATCGGGGCGACTGGGCCGGCGCTTTCGAGTATGCCGAACGCGCCAAGGCGCGAGCCCTTGTCGACATGTTGTCGCAGCAGGTCAGCATCGCCACGCCGCCGTCGGCGGACGAGAAAGTACGAGGGCTGTTGGCGCAGGCCGAGGCGCCTGAGGCGACCGTGCTTGCCATGGGGGCTGGCGCCAACCGGAGTTCGGCAACAGCGGTGGCGCGCGAAGAGTTGGGGAAGCTGGCGCCGGAAGCGGCTTCTCTGGTGTCGGTGCCGAGTATTCCGCTGGCCGAGGTGGTGCGCCATCTCGATCCGCAGGAGACGCTCGTCGATTTTTTCAATACCGGCAGTGAGCTTTATGCTCTCGTTGTCAATGGCGCCAGTGTCACGGGCTTTCGTCTCGATGCCAATGGCGTCGATGGCGATGTGCGGGCGTTCCGGGCCGCGCTCGAGTCCGCCGATGCCAAAGCCGGTGTGTTAGGCCAAAAACTCCATGCCCGTTTGATTGCGCCGATCCGCCATGAGTTGCGGGGGAAACGGCTGACCATTTCACCGCATGGCGTTCTGCATTATCTGCCGTTTGGCGCGCTTTCCGACGGTAGCCGGTTTCTCGTCGATCTATATGGCATTCGCGTCATGCCGAGTGCCAGTACGCTCGTCTATATCCGAACGGACAAGCCGAAAAAAGCCGGTCGCCTGCTGGCGTTGGGCAATCCTGATCTTGGCGACGCACGCTTCGATCTCCCGGGCGCTCAGAAAGAAGCCATCCAGGTCGCAGGCATCTTTCCGGCGTCCAAAGCGCTTGTCCGGAAGGAAGCGACCAAGCAGGCGGTGACGGAATTCGGCGCCGGTTTCTCCATTCTTCATATTGCTTCGCATGGCGTTTTTGATTCGGGGGCGCCGCTTAATTCCGGGCTGCTACTTGCCGGCAAGAATGAGGATGCCGGGCGCCTGACCGTCAGCGATCTGTATGCGCTGCATCTCGATGCCGAACTGGTGACGCTTTCGGCGTGCGAAACCGGTCTCGGAAAGCTGGCGAGCGGCGATGATGTCGTCGGTCTGACACGCGGCTTCCTGTATGCCGGCGCGCGCTCGATCATTTCGTCGCTCTGGAAGGTGGACGACGATGCCACCAGAGTATTGATGACGAACTTCTACGGATATCTCGCCCGGAACACCGATCTGCGGGAAGCGCTGCGTCTGGCGCAACTCGCAACACGCGAGCGTTTCCCCCATCCGTTCTTTTGGGCGGCGTTTCAGATTACCGGTGCGGCGAACTGATGCCTGATTTCTCGCACATCGCCGTCCTGAGAGCGTGATCGCCTAATCCGGACGTTCAAGCAGCATCAGGTAAGCGACCGCATTGCCGAAATGCGCATGCTCGCGAAAACCGGCCGCTTCGGCGAGCGCGCGCACCTTGCCGCAGCGCTGGAAATGCGGGTCGAAGATCAACTCGGCGATGGCCAGCAGTCCGCCGGGCTTCAAGCAGCCGAACAACTCGGTGAGCGCGGCGCGCGCGTCGGGAATTTCGCCGAGTACCGCCGCCATGACAACGCGATCATAGCGGTTCGTTTCGAGCGCCCCCTGTCCGAGGGCAACGATCCGGGTGTCGATGTTGTCGATGCCGGCGTGCTGCGCCTTGGCACGGACGCGTGTCAGCATGCCGGCCTGAAGGTCGGCGGCGACGACGCTGCCAGCCGGCCCCACCGCCTTTGCCAGCGGCACGCTCAGGCGGCCGGGGCCGCAGCCGGCGTCGAGGACGGTCATGCCGGGTGCAAGGAGCATCTGGCGCACGATGAAATCGGCCCGGTGCGTGCGGGCGAACGGGTTGTCGAGTTCGACCATCCATCCCAGCCATGACGGACAGGGCAGTGCCTGCCGCTGCGAAAACAGGCGCCAGAGCAGGCTGATCGCAATGAAGAGCGCGATCAGCCATGCCAGTGTTGTGGCTGCGGTCACGGGATTTCCGGCCTTCCCCCCGAGTGCTCCTAGAATTCCTGGCGCGTCGGGCGGAAGAGAATCTCGTTGATGTCGACGTCGTCGGGTTGGCTGACCGCGAAGCTGACGGCGCGCGCGAACGCGTCGGCCGGAATGGCGTGCTCATAAATCCTGCGCACGGCTTCGGCAACGTCAGGTTCGCTGATGCTGTTGGGAAGTTCGGTGTCGACGGCGCCCGGCGAAATGATCGTGGTGCGGATGTTGTAGGCTTTCACCTCCTGGCGCAGCCCTTCCGTGAGCGCCCTTACGGCATGTTTTGTCGCCGCATAGACGGCGGCGCCGGGGCGGATCTTGTGGCCGGCGACCGACGAGACATTGATGATGTGGCCGGACTTCTGCCGTTGCATCACCGGCAGCACGGCGGCAATGCCGTAGAGCACGCCCTTCAGGTTGACGTCGATCATTCGCTCCCATTCGTCGACCTTGAGCCGTTCGAGCGGAGCGTTTGGCATCAGCCCGGCGTTATTGATGATCACATCAACGCGGCCGAAGGTCTGGACGGCGGTATCGACAAGCCTGCTGACGTCTTCGCGCTGCGTCACGTCGGTTTCGATGGCGAGCGCTTTGCCGCCTTTGGCCTTGAGTTCGTCGGCCAGCGACTGGATCAGCGCCAGCCTGCGCGCGCCGAGGACGACGGTTGCACCGTCTGCGGAAAGCCCGCGCGCGGCGGCTTTGCCGAGTCCGCTGCTGGCGCCGGTGATGACGACGATCTTGCCTTCGATGTTCTGTGCCATGGACTGTCCTCCTGTTGTCGAATAAGCCATTGTATTGCAGTTATCGGACGCCGGCGGCGGTTGGCTGGTGGTGTTTCTTCCGGTGTGCCGGTACGATGAAAATCTTTGCTGCCGCAGATCGGATGCGGGTGGTTATGCCATGACGGAGGCTTCATGAAGTATTCGCAGGCGTCGCTGGGACGCGTCTTTGTGGTTCGGCTTGAGGATGGCGACATTGTTCACGAGTGCCTTGAGCGCCTGGCGAACGATCAGTCCATCGCGGCGGCCGGACTGATCATTCTCGGGGATGCGGATGCCGGCAGTCGTCTGATCGCCGGCACCGAGGCCGGGCGGGCCGACCCGCTGGTCTTCGTCGAGCGTTGCCTCGATGACGCGCACGAGGTCGCCGGTGTCGGGACGATTTTCCCTGACGAACAGGGCAATCTCGTTTCGCATGTGCATCTGGCCTGCGGCCGGCAGGATTCGCTGGTGGTCGGCTGCGCGCGTGCCGGTGTCAAGGTCTGGCATGTGATGGAAGTGATCGTGGTCGAACTCGTGAACTGCACGGCGGTGCGGCGTTTCGAGGCAGGTCTGCAGGGTTTCCGGTTGCTCAATCCATGACATCACCCGTTTCGGCTTTCGACCGGTCTCCCGGCTGTCAGTCGACGGCGTGCCGGATGATTTCTTCTTGGCCCTGAGTTTTGGCGCTCTCTGCCTTCAAGGGTGTGTTTCATTCCATCCGGCATTTTTCGTCGGCGGAACTTCGGCGGAGGAAGGCGCACCTGTGCCGTAGCGTTGGGAAAATTCGTCGATCTGTTCGCCGAGCCAGTGGCGGAAATTCATGACGATCGGAGAATTCCTTTTGTCCTTGCGGCAAACGAAGTAGTAGGCATGCGGGGTGAGTGTCTGGTGGGCGTAGGGTCGAATCAACTGCCCGCTCGCGAGTGCCTCGTAGGCAACTGACAGTCGCGCCAGGCCGATGCCCTGTCCCCGGATGGCCGCTTGCAGCATGAGCGAGGAATCGCTGAAAACAATGCCGCGGTCCGGGTCGGTGATGACGCCGGCCCCAGCGTCCTGCAGCCACCATGACCAGGGTTCGCCCTGAGAATGCAATCGCGGCAAGTCCTTCAGGACAGGGGGGGCGGCGAGCTCATGCTGGCGGGCGAAGTCCGGCGCGCAGACCGGGAAGATCCAGTCGCGCATCAGCAACTCGGCATCGAGACCCGGGTAATGACCTGCGCCAAAACGGATCGCCACGTCGGCCTCGCCATCCTGTAGCCGGCTGAGGCGCGATGAGGATTCCAGCTCGACGTCGATGCCAGCGTTGGCGGCGATAAAGTCGCCCAGGCGAGGCAGCAGCCAGTGTGCGGCAAATGATGGCGTCGTGCTGACGCGCAGTTTCTTGTCATGGCGTGCGTCGAGCAGCGCTTCGGTGGCACGGTCGACTTCGTCGAGCGCGGCGGTGATCCGGGCGATATAAGCGGCGGCCGGCGCGGTCGGTCGCAGCATGCGACCGTGTTTTTCGAAGAGCGGCGTGTCGAGCGCCTCCTGAATTGCGCGGATCTGGTGGCTGACGGCGCTGTGTGTCAGGCACAGCTTCTCGGCGGCCCGCGACACGCCCCCGTATTTGACGACGGCGGCGAGCGTGCGCAGCGCATTGAGCGGAGGTGCGGGGCGTGACATGTGAATATTGCTCACAATAAATGAAGAAATATATCGATGGAAGTATCCTCGATTACGCTCGAATATCCCCACTGTGAGCCGGCGTTCCAGTCGGCTCGAGATGAATCGGAGCGTGAGCAATCATGTTACATCAATCAACATGTATCGAGATCGAACTTGCTGTCGGCGAGGCCTTGTCGTTGTTCAGGACGGAAGGCTGTCTGCTGCGTTGCGAGCGTGGCACGGTCTGGCTGACCGAAGAAAACGGTGGGCAGGACGTGATCCTGCGGCCGGGCG
Proteins encoded in this region:
- the bamE gene encoding outer membrane protein assembly factor BamE, whose amino-acid sequence is MFFFASRAGKISRYFHGEHFLPIMTWEFLGSCLARIKTDLRTTLLPSRLRRLRPGADDIHTVIASLGPATHTWKTGSGSVMEYTTMPFGTRNFMLDFDRNGTLVVIRNALTTANFARICIGMDREDVLSMLGSPAHTIHFPLKHEEVWDWKIDDDAGEACFFNVHFDDDGQVCATSRNREPRG
- a CDS encoding XRE family transcriptional regulator, whose amino-acid sequence is MPSKPKAAKAPKLFLQTGEQAATLRRKLGVNQSVFWSRIRVTQSGGSRYESGRKLPHPVQLLLHLAYAPEASAQALLVYLRESQ
- a CDS encoding beta-propeller fold lactonase family protein — translated: MQALFVYVSCGESREIDVFSLDSRSGAISLRQRLLTSGSPVPMRAMPVQQRLYVGMRNDNALHAFAIKSDDGCLRSLGGVAAPGAPVYVYSAPASGVVFSSSYGDNNLSVFPLDVCGVPRAAQQTESGLPRAHAARVDQSGRWLLVPTLGADVIRIYRIGTAGRLVPNDPAVVAVKSGSGPRHPVFSADNRFVYCLNELNGCIDVFAFDAERGVLDLRQTISMMPPNFAGAPWAAELRLTGDGRFLYATDRRSSTIATLRVAKKTGKLALVGHTPTEETPRGMDVDPSGRWLVAAGQQSGALTVYAIDPVSGRLAAKGRQRTGKEPICVEIVAP
- a CDS encoding prolyl oligopeptidase family serine peptidase translates to MKSWRHDERPAADDRPCLVVRLIHRYVWLALLGISPIFAFAVEQVLNKSLNETVVFIRNGDGPLAPVLETTFFRPDGEGPFPLVVINHGKAAGNPRFQSRARYIVASREFVRRGYVVMIPMRSGFSRSTGNYVSGGCNIESNGLVQARDVRVALDYAKALPYVDPSRIVVMGQSHGGLTTLALGTAPYAGVRGLINFAGGLRKTECIGWEQALVSAFRTYGQANRFPTLWFYGDNDSYWSPETRNAMLNAYVGAGGNVRMVAFGKFGSDAHGLFGHRDGWPIWWPEVERFLAELGMPTSLLPRPPSTDPAQVRLEEAAATMRWGVRCQRAFQDFIDADYPRAFAWSAGVCSVAVGGENPGRRALDLCRSRMPGGCQLFAVDDALMSAN
- a CDS encoding deoxyribonuclease IV encodes the protein MPNANDKAIDPGYRTEAATLGHNRGFVTRRIIMLSIGCHLSTARGFLAMGEDALSIGANTFQFFTRNPRGGAAKALDPLDIADFRALAAANGFAKLLAHAPYTLNPCSAEEKTRNFALEAMRDDLQRMEYLPGNLYNFHPGSHVGQGEDIGIEMIVTQLNAVLSSSQTTTVLLETMAGKGSEVGRSFEELRRIIDGVQLQDKLGVCLDTCHLNDAGYDLVNDLDGVLTKFDAVIGLDRLHAIHLNDSQNPLGSRKDRHACIGEGSLGLAAIVRIINHPALRHLPFLLETPNELPGYAKEIAMLRAAFTPD
- a CDS encoding CHAT domain-containing protein is translated as MKTGRIHLLLIILAGILVFSLPANGQALSPGVTTAGAQVSPKELLRHCARYYFSRNYAPFFDCADRLERLSGDGNGIARYSPAIFQSMRAELLLEIGLPKDALGYAKKAFDAIPAKARKWAEISGRSDESVAFESFLEQLKDDWAGDVSLPLVPALPEVVAKNIGLLARCHYLNGESRRADYLNIELALFDDAGYRERIYFAFVRNKFDEVVRMKEAKDEEIRQAKSSVLVVLFSPGRPTYEFWENYNVALEQYIYGKSLIEAGRLEKAAAALDKLMAWEGLDAFAGLRWSVFFERARLYRLQKDAGNELVLLRRAVDTIETMRSTISLEAGKLGFAGDKQVVYQQLVKAMADRGDWAGAFEYAERAKARALVDMLSQQVSIATPPSADEKVRGLLAQAEAPEATVLAMGAGANRSSATAVAREELGKLAPEAASLVSVPSIPLAEVVRHLDPQETLVDFFNTGSELYALVVNGASVTGFRLDANGVDGDVRAFRAALESADAKAGVLGQKLHARLIAPIRHELRGKRLTISPHGVLHYLPFGALSDGSRFLVDLYGIRVMPSASTLVYIRTDKPKKAGRLLALGNPDLGDARFDLPGAQKEAIQVAGIFPASKALVRKEATKQAVTEFGAGFSILHIASHGVFDSGAPLNSGLLLAGKNEDAGRLTVSDLYALHLDAELVTLSACETGLGKLASGDDVVGLTRGFLYAGARSIISSLWKVDDDATRVLMTNFYGYLARNTDLREALRLAQLATRERFPHPFFWAAFQITGAAN
- a CDS encoding methyltransferase domain-containing protein, producing the protein MTAATTLAWLIALFIAISLLWRLFSQRQALPCPSWLGWMVELDNPFARTHRADFIVRQMLLAPGMTVLDAGCGPGRLSVPLAKAVGPAGSVVAADLQAGMLTRVRAKAQHAGIDNIDTRIVALGQGALETNRYDRVVMAAVLGEIPDARAALTELFGCLKPGGLLAIAELIFDPHFQRCGKVRALAEAAGFREHAHFGNAVAYLMLLERPD
- a CDS encoding SDR family oxidoreductase codes for the protein MAQNIEGKIVVITGASSGLGKAAARGLSADGATVVLGARRLALIQSLADELKAKGGKALAIETDVTQREDVSRLVDTAVQTFGRVDVIINNAGLMPNAPLERLKVDEWERMIDVNLKGVLYGIAAVLPVMQRQKSGHIINVSSVAGHKIRPGAAVYAATKHAVRALTEGLRQEVKAYNIRTTIISPGAVDTELPNSISEPDVAEAVRRIYEHAIPADAFARAVSFAVSQPDDVDINEILFRPTRQEF
- a CDS encoding PPC domain-containing DNA-binding protein, coding for MKYSQASLGRVFVVRLEDGDIVHECLERLANDQSIAAAGLIILGDADAGSRLIAGTEAGRADPLVFVERCLDDAHEVAGVGTIFPDEQGNLVSHVHLACGRQDSLVVGCARAGVKVWHVMEVIVVELVNCTAVRRFEAGLQGFRLLNP
- the gcvA gene encoding transcriptional regulator GcvA, coding for MSRPAPPLNALRTLAAVVKYGGVSRAAEKLCLTHSAVSHQIRAIQEALDTPLFEKHGRMLRPTAPAAAYIARITAALDEVDRATEALLDARHDKKLRVSTTPSFAAHWLLPRLGDFIAANAGIDVELESSSRLSRLQDGEADVAIRFGAGHYPGLDAELLMRDWIFPVCAPDFARQHELAAPPVLKDLPRLHSQGEPWSWWLQDAGAGVITDPDRGIVFSDSSLMLQAAIRGQGIGLARLSVAYEALASGQLIRPYAHQTLTPHAYYFVCRKDKRNSPIVMNFRHWLGEQIDEFSQRYGTGAPSSAEVPPTKNAGWNETHP